TACTGTAGTTTCCTTTTCCGAGAAGAGAGCAGAGGATATAAAGCTGTCTACCATCAAGCAAATAACCATGATCAGTCATATCAGGccaatgagtggttagcatgtgagcCACTCAGTCAGGACATCGGGAAGACAtggagtggagtttgcacgttctccccatgcatgcgtgggttttctccgggtactccggtttcctcccacattccaaaaacatgctaggttaattggcgactccaaattgtccataggtatgaatgtgagtgtgaatggttgtttgtctatatgtgccctgtgattggctggcgaccagtccagagtgtaccctgcctctcgctcgaagacagctgggataggctccagcacaaccgcgaccctcatgaggatactaagtagtagaaaatgaatgaatgaatgatgtgtgAAGCCAAAAATTGGCAAAATAGTGAAACTTATAGTAAAaagtgttaatattaatatggttaaaaaaataaaaagctgaaAATAATGTTGGGCAAAACAATGGTACTATAACCCTGGAGCCAAAAAAGGTGTTTATACAACACTTTTCTGGTTCGGGAGGTGTCCAAAACGGTGGTTTtggtggttgtttgtctatatgtgccctgtgattggctggcgaccagtccagggtgtaccccgcctctcgccccctgaagacagctgggataggctccagcagcccccgcgaccctcgtgaggataagcggtagaaaatgaatgaatgaatgtaagaaGATGATGTTATTtatcttcttctttgtttttggccttttcccttcaggggtcgccacagcaaatcaatctcctccatccaaccctgtcttctgcatctgtctctctcacaccaactaccctcatgtcctccttcactacatccataaacctcctctaaacgcagcatccttctaccaatatattcactatctgtcccaaccatctctcCAAGGCgactaacatgtaatgtccctctgatgtactcgtaaAATTGATGTTGAAGTTTACAACTCTGCTACCTGCTCTTGCTGGTGGGGAGCTGTCGACTGGGCCTCCGCATGGACTGACTGGGCTGGACTTTCATGGAAGCTCGTGGTGAGGAGCGTGCAAAGTTCTCAGGAGGTGGTGGCTTTTTGGGGATCTTCTTGACCAGGCGGCTCACCCACTTCTTCTGCTCTTCCTGGGATATGGCCAGCAACAGCAGGTTCTTGGCCGTGGACACATCATAGTTCACTGAACATATAGAAGAGaacattatttattacagtattGGCATTTTAAAGATACTCAATTATTATCAATATTGTATTGAACAATGAAACTGTTTACCTTTGCACGGAGCAATGATGTCTTCTTTTTTGTCCATATGGTCCTTATGGCACTTGATGTGACAACGCCGACATTCTAGGGCCGGTGGGGGCTTGAACATATTCCATAGCGGTTTGGTGCATGCCTCACAGTTGGTAGGGAAGTGGTACAGTGTGGGGATGAACTCGTGGCCTTTGTGACAGATGTAGCTGGATTTTTCTCCGATTGGTAGAGGATCCACAGGAAACTCTGGCTCTTTTTTACTCTCACCTTCGTTGGCATAAAGAATCTGGATGAACgataaaaaggcaaaatgagAAGTATGAATGTGGCAGTTTGTTTAACtcaacaccaacaccaacaccaacatcaagcaacaattaaaaaaaaaaacaggtcagaCCTGGAATATTCTTGGAATTTCTTTGGCATCAGCACGGTAGACATCCGTTTGAGTGACAGGTCTCACGTGAAAAAGTTTGCTGTGAAACAACAACATGTAACCCTCCTTATCACAAATGAAGTACTCActcacaggaagtaaacaactCAAATAAGTGACTACAGCCTTTGTTTGGGTGGATACTCACTCTATATCAAGTACCATATAAGGAATGGACTGCTCTTTGTCTTGTTCGCTCTTGTAGAAGAGAATCTTCTTGCTGCTCACAACGACATACTAAAGCATGAAGACAACATTGTTAAGTTAAAAATCCATcaagttttcatttcattcacttCAGTTACCTTTTTCTCCCATCCAAACTTCTTAGTGTTGTTTCGTACTGGGAGGGACAACCATCCTTCAAGCCTTGTTTCTGAGCAGGAAGGAAGAGACTTTTACAATGTGCTAGCATTGTGATAAACTGTAGTTAAGATGTATATCACGTTTAAACCATTTTCCTGCAAATCACTTGAAGTATTAATCAATTGAAAAGTTACTATACTTTGATGCAATGAAACATTTGTGAAAAGCTTCAACCAATGAGTGGGTTTTTACCTGTAAACGCATCATCGGCCTCGAACTCTGGTCCACTACTGATGCTGGCAGAGTCCATTGACTGCACACTAAGTGATTGCAGGAGATTTCTCAACTGTTCGATGTCGCTGTCTTTACTGTCCAGAGCCATCTGCAGCTCAATTCGCATTTGACTCTCATCTGCCAGTTGCTACAAAGGGGAGTTGGAAGGAAAACAGGTCTGGTCAAATAGACACATACtttattaaaattcatttttttacagatATTTTCCACAGAattgcaatctatttgtggtggtggtgggttgTGTGGGATGACATTATAATGTAATCagcaaatttgcataattggccatgacgcattaaaaaaatgatatatttttttatttacgtatttttgttttgttttaaatatggttgtttgtcgctgtggttagcgtgcaggcctcacagctaggggacccgagttcaattccaccctcggccatctctgtgtggagtctgcatgttctccccatgcatgcgtgggttttctccgggtactccggtttcctcccacattccaaaaacatgctaggttaattggtgactccaaattgtccataggtatgaatgtgagtgtgaatggttgtttgtctatatgtgccctgtgattggctggccaccagtccagggtgtaccccgcctctcgcctgaagacaaccccgcgacccttgtgaggataagcggtaaaaaacgAACAAATTGTGTTCTAGGGATATATCAACATGGAACATACCCAAAGATATCTTAGACTATTGTCTTTCTTTACATGTTTTCAGCagtatcagcagtagaacataggtaagtttcaggaaaatatcagttaccgactaaaaaaagagaaagagagaaaaacatgACAAGCCTGTGAGTGCTTTTAGATAGCAGCACTTTATACTCTCATAAGAGGATCGATCCATACTTTCATTTCAGAGTCTACAAAAGTCTCTTCACACACGTCGCTAGCAGCATCATTATGAAAATGTTGAGAATTTGGAGGGCTCTGATTACTTGCTAAATACTGTATAGTAATAAAATTGGCTCTGTTTTCTTATTGTCTGCACAGACCATATGAATtctaataatgtgtttatgagcaagaGCGAAAAGCTTGGAATTTGGAACTtggaatgtatgggaaacactagatatgttaatattttgtcaGAGGATGACTTGTATGTATTTATCCAGTAATTCACCATGACAGTATTAGCTATCTATTCTATGAAGTCCCTCCATTGTTGGGGAGTGAAAATATGTGACAGTTCTACTAACCGCTTGCATTTCGTTGATCTCTCGCTGATATTTGATGATGGTGCTGTTGAGCTTTTCCTTTTCCGATCTCAGTTCCAGTTGGAGCTTTCTGTTCTCCTTCTCCTTTCGCCGCATGTCAGTGTCATTGCCACGGCGACTACTTCCACCACGTACCTCCTTCCTGTTCATAATTTCTGCCAGCTTGTTGACGGCCTGTAAATGGACATGTAAAGttaagtttttttcccccactgaaCTCTCGTCTGCTAaggcaaatattttaaaatgttgaaagaaATGCAGCTTAGTGTGGCCATTATTGGACAAAGCAACAAAGCAAACCTGTGTCTTCAGCGTCCGCTCAGACTGCAACTGCTTCTCGAATGTGTTCTTCATCTGGCTGATCTGCTGCTCCCAATCATTTGACTTCTCTGTTTCTAAacaacaaaatagaaaaataatgacGTTTTAGATATATTACTGTACATAACTATTATAAATGACATAATACCTTCAAGAGCGTCCTTCATTTTATTGTTAAGCTCCTCCTTCTCATTGGCCAGATTGGCGACATCACTCGTCAAGGTCCTATTGGCTTCTTCCAACTGTTACATCAACATTGTAAGCGAAAAGGTGCCTTTTTTTGCCACTTCTGGCAATTATACTAAAAGACATTTTGAACAATTTACCGAACTGATGGTGATGTCTTTCTCTGACAATTCCTGACGATGGCGAGCCATCATCTCCTTCAGCTCCAGTTCCTTCATGATTTTTTCCTTCTCCAGGTCAGAGTACTGTTCCTCAGCAATAGAGCGTGCCAGCTGCTCTGAGTCAGCTTTCGTCAGTGTGATTTCCAGCTGGGCTGCCAGAGAATCTCTAAAAGACAAGCAAAATGTAAGGCTGAGCGACTGTCATCCACAAATATATTCCATTATATAAGCCCTTCATCCATCTGTAATTCAGAAATAGCAGCACGTAATCACTACCCTCTAAAGGCATGAGGGTAACAATGGGAattcttattttttaacattcccATGATGGGAAAATATCACATCATAATAGAATATGTGGCCGTATAGGAATAacgtatatttttattattatccagAAGTAGGGTTTACAAACTGTGCTAATGCAAAATTGCAAATTTTGACAATGTAGCATATTTGCCACTAGAGGGTGCTATTAacaacaaaatgtcaacaaaaacaaccatCTGGTTGAAgatagggaaaaaaaacttcataTCCATTTGTGGCCAATGCagaatactgtacatgttttagCATTACCGAGGATGGTCATAAACATTTGTTGGTTTGTTTGTCAGGAAGATTACAGAAAAGTCCAAACACCTTTCCTCCTGTAGTTCCTGTAGTGATTGTTGCATTTCTTTGAAGAGCTTGTTCCTCTCCTCACATTCCTCTTTTAGTTCACGAACCTGGGTCTTGTACAACGTCTGGAAAACACCAAAGCCTTGTCAAGTAAACCTGACTACTAAACAAACTATGATGAATCCCATTAAGTATAATATGAGCTATTGGTTTAGTACCTTTAGTGTTGCTGTTTGCATATCAATATCAAAGTGCATTTGTTACTACAGTAGAAGGGTTAGTCGGCATTACATCAAacacatatacaaatataattttttttatgtacatagAAACCATTTAGGAGTGTCGACTAACAGAAAAATACTGCTCAGCTTCTAATTGGTCTTGTAACTCCTTCATTTGGCCGTCTGTGTCTTGTCTTTCTCTGTGGACAAAAGCAAGAAAATCTCTTTTACGAATCATCGACATGTCAAATGTGAAAGATACAAGTAGTCAAAACCTTAACTGACTTGCGTAGCTCGTGGTTCTGTTTTTCCAAGCTGCGTTTAATGTCCAGTAGATGATTTGTTTCTTGCTTGAGCTGCTTTTCTGATGATCGCAGAGAGTTGAGTTGTTGGTTCTGGGCCTTCAAGTCATTCTGAGTCAAGTTACGTTTCTGTGTTTCTTGCTCAATCTTCAGCGTCAGATTCTTTACCTGAACACATTGTACAATGGAAAAAGATGGTAAATGAATTGGAGGTAGCAGTTCTTCATATGTACTCTTCTTTGTATTTTATAACCAGTCACAACCCGAGGAACCAAACACCTTTACTGGAGCAAAATGAGATACAATAAATTCATGCCTGCCTGACACTGTGGTCCTTGTAAAGGAAGTCATAGTGATAAAGTTGTCACCGGATTTAACGCAAGGGTTAATAGTTTgttaaaagtatttttctttatGGATACATTTGCTAAGTGTCTCACCTCCTCTGTGAGGTGGTCTTTGTGTCTGCGCAGTTCATCCAGCTTTTGAAGAGCTTGTTTATAGTCACAGTCCATCATACTGCTGTGCTTCTCCAGTTCCAGTATTCTGTTCTCCAGTCGCAGTTTGGCTGCTCGTTCCTCTGCCAGCTTCTGTTCCATGTCTGGATGTTAACAGAGGAGAGCATAACTCATTAAGACACACACCAAGAAACATTTCCGAATGTTTAAATGTTGATGACAGTACCAGGATGTGTTGTAGACAAGAGAAACGTACCCTTCATGGACTCTGATTTGGCACCCTCAATGGTTACTTTTATCTTGCTCTT
The sequence above is drawn from the Doryrhamphus excisus isolate RoL2022-K1 chromosome 13, RoL_Dexc_1.0, whole genome shotgun sequence genome and encodes:
- the rock2a gene encoding rho-associated protein kinase 2 isoform X3 translates to MKSDDFDRVKVIGRGAFGEVQLVRHKASQKVYAMKLLSKFEMIKRSDSAFFWEERDIMAFANSSWVVQLCCAFQDEHYLYMVMEYMPGGDLVNLTSTYDVPEKWAKFYTAEVVMALDAIHSMGFIHRDVKPDNMLLDRHGHLKLADFGTCMKMDSTGMVHCDTAVGTPDYISPEVLKSQGGDGCYGRECDWWSVGVFIFEMLVGDTPFYADSLVGTYSKIMDHKNSLNFPDDVEISKDAKNIICAFLTDREVRLGRNGVDEIKRHPFFRNDQWTFDTIRGTVAPVVPELSSDIDTSNFDEIEDDKGDVETFPTPKAFVGNQLPFVGFTYFKEDQLLNSSNNSSVINDNSKVETASSSTALQKKLHHFEVQLNNEKQAKDDLEHKFRAATSRMDKISKELEEEVTSRKNLESNLRQLEREKALLQHKSLESHRKAESEADRKRCLENEVNNLRDQLDDLKRRNQNSHISNEKNIHLQKQLEEANTFLRAESESATRLRKAQTENSKQLQQLEINVRELQDKCCLLERSKLSLEKECISLQAALETERREHSQGSETISDLMGRISGLEEEAHQQRRALSKVETEKRHLQEKLTDLEKEKSNKEIDLTYKLKVLQQELDQEESSHKATRALLADKSKIKVTIEGAKSESMKDMEQKLAEERAAKLRLENRILELEKHSSMMDCDYKQALQKLDELRRHKDHLTEEVKNLTLKIEQETQKRNLTQNDLKAQNQQLNSLRSSEKQLKQETNHLLDIKRSLEKQNHELRKERQDTDGQMKELQDQLEAEQYFSTLYKTQVRELKEECEERNKLFKEMQQSLQELQEERDSLAAQLEITLTKADSEQLARSIAEEQYSDLEKEKIMKELELKEMMARHRQELSEKDITISSLEEANRTLTSDVANLANEKEELNNKMKDALEETEKSNDWEQQISQMKNTFEKQLQSERTLKTQAVNKLAEIMNRKEVRGGSSRRGNDTDMRRKEKENRKLQLELRSEKEKLNSTIIKYQREINEMQAQLADESQMRIELQMALDSKDSDIEQLRNLLQSLSVQSMDSASISSGPEFEADDAFTETRLEGWLSLPVRNNTKKFGWEKKYVVVSSKKILFYKSEQDKEQSIPYMVLDIDKLFHVRPVTQTDVYRADAKEIPRIFQILYANEGESKKEPEFPVDPLPIGEKSSYICHKGHEFIPTLYHFPTNCEACTKPLWNMFKPPPALECRRCHIKCHKDHMDKKEDIIAPCKVNYDVSTAKNLLLLAISQEEQKKWVSRLVKKIPKKPPPPENFARSSPRASMKVQPSQSMRRPSRQLPTSKSRSNGLKLMRQDSSSGLCYN